A genomic region of Streptosporangium lutulentum contains the following coding sequences:
- a CDS encoding DLW-39 family protein, translated as MKKLLVLTLVALGGLLVWRRVQTHRAELDLWTEATGSEN; from the coding sequence GTGAAGAAGTTGCTCGTTCTGACGCTCGTCGCCCTCGGGGGGCTGCTGGTCTGGCGCAGGGTGCAGACTCACCGCGCCGAGCTTGACCTGTGGACTGAGGCCACCGGTAGCGAGAACTGA